One region of Amphiprion ocellaris isolate individual 3 ecotype Okinawa chromosome 9, ASM2253959v1, whole genome shotgun sequence genomic DNA includes:
- the LOC111570302 gene encoding protein FAM8A1-like, translating to MADKDNTNMEVDKEKDKPFANSIKTVVAEAPPRTGERNGAEAVKDAAGSCATTEYCEKLQAWMWQYYTGYVNWQSWLAASAMPCPYYLQPPSGTSTALDFNSQNWYSSPFGLPLSPYPPAVTSPSSRGSDAAGGAGVAAQQPQENGNAQRPGREYSIPSPLQRLMAEMVDFFILFFIKATIIISIMHLSGIKDVSKFAMHFIVEEIDEDTSMEELQKMMLVALVYRILVCFYEIVCIWGAGGATPGKFLIGLRVVTCDSSVLVQPNRVLVVPATNVSLSASTVRALNKNFSIAFFFPAFITLLFFQHNRTVYDMVAGTIVVKRSRAR from the exons ATGGCCgacaaagacaacacaaataTGGAAGTCGATAAAGAAAAGGATAAACCTTTTGCTAACTCGATTAAGACAGTCGTTGCCGAGGCTCCTCCGAGAACAGGCGAACGGAACGGAGCCGAGGCCGTGAAAGACGCCGCCGGAAGCTGCGCCACGACGGAGTACTGCGAGAAGCTGCAGGCATGGATGTGGCAGTACTACACTGGATATGTGAACTGGCAGAGCTGGCTGGCAGCGTCAGCCATGCCCTGCCCGTATTATCTACAGCCACCCAGCGGGACGTCTACGGCTCTGGATTTTAATTCCCAGAACTGGTACTCCAGTCCGTTTGGTCTCCCCCTGTCGCCCTATCCGCCGGCGGTCACCTCCCCGAGCAGCCGCGGAAGCGACGCCGCCGGCGGGGCTGGTGTGGCCGCTCAGCAGCCGCAGGAGAATGGAAACGCTCAGAGACCAG GTCGGGAGTATAGCATTCCTTCACCTCTCCAAAGATTAATGGCTGAAATGGTGGATTTCTTCATATTGTTTTTCATCAAAGCAACCATAATCATCAGTATTATGCACCTCAGTGGCATCAA aGATGTTTCCAAGTTCGCCATGCATTTCATAGTGGAGGAAATAGATGAAGACACATCGATGGAGGAGCTACAGAAAATGATGCTTGTTGCTCTTGTGTACCGGAtattagtgtgtttttatgag ATCGTGTGCATTTGGGGAGCTGGAGGAGCCACTCCAGGAAAGTTTCTCATTGGACTCAGAGTTGTCACATGTGACTCGTCAGTTCTGGTTCAGCCCAACAGGGTTCTTGTGGTGCCGGCGACTAACGTCTCTCTATCTGC ATCAACTGTCCGAGCCTTGAACAAGAACTTTTCTATTGCCTTCTTTTTCCCAGCCTTCATCACACTTCTGTTCTTCCAGCACAACAGGACTGTGTATGATATGGTAGCTGGTACGATTGTTGTCAAGCGCTCCAGGGCCAGATGA
- the fabp4b gene encoding fatty acid binding protein 4b: MVEQFTGTWTLESSDNFDEYMKAIGVNFATRQMGNLAKPNLMISVGDDGLISMKSESTFKTTEIKFKLNEQFDETTADGRNTKTTITCENGKLMQEQSWDDKTTTLEREIKDGKLTAKCVMGDVVAMRTYVKAP; the protein is encoded by the exons ATGGTCGAGCAGTTCACCGGGACCTGGACTCTGGAGTCCAGCGACAACTTCGATGAATACATGAAGGCAATCG GTGTGAACTTTGCCACTCGCCAAATGGGCAACCTGGCAAAGCCCAACCTGATGATCAGCGTGGGGGACGATGGTCTCATTTCAATGAAGTCTGAGAGCACCTTCAAGACCACAGAGATCAAATTCAAGCTCAACGAGCAGTTCGATGAGACAACCGCAGATGGCCGCAACACCAAA ACCACCATCACTTGTGAGAATGGCAAACTAATGCAGGAACAGAGTTGGGATGACAAGACGACCACACTAGAGCGAGAAATTAAGGATGGCAAACTGACAGCT AAATGTGTCATGGGTGATGTTGTTGCAATGAGGACCTATGTGAAGGCACCATAA